The following proteins come from a genomic window of Nitrosopumilaceae archaeon AB1(1):
- a CDS encoding DUF58 domain-containing protein — MVQDIVKDVLRQVKYLQVSTKNKSHGLLSGNYYSIFKGQGLEFSEIREYRPGDDVRTIDWKVTARFDSPYVKEFIEERNTHVYVMLDMSGSNNFGNNISKKRRALEVTASLLFSAFQNNDLMGAFLFTDKIEKFVPAGGGKKHMLKILNDIVTFEGESRATNIESCLKKVSKILKRSSMIIIISDFFDSSDFYKPLRVLGKTNDIVAIMITDEHEQKLPDVGLIELEDEETGEQLLVDTSNNEFQREYQNVVLKHQNELVKNLKKNRVSFAKVLSNEPYDIPLKKLFKYRAV, encoded by the coding sequence GTGGTACAAGATATTGTAAAAGATGTTTTAAGGCAGGTAAAATATTTACAGGTCTCTACGAAAAATAAATCTCATGGATTGCTCTCTGGAAATTATTACTCTATATTCAAAGGTCAGGGTTTAGAATTCTCTGAGATACGAGAATATCGTCCAGGTGATGATGTTCGAACTATAGATTGGAAAGTTACTGCTAGATTTGATTCACCATATGTAAAAGAGTTCATCGAGGAACGTAATACTCATGTGTATGTTATGTTAGATATGTCAGGATCCAATAATTTTGGAAATAATATATCCAAAAAACGTCGTGCCTTGGAGGTTACTGCATCATTATTATTCAGCGCATTTCAAAATAATGATTTGATGGGTGCTTTTCTATTCACTGATAAAATCGAAAAATTTGTACCTGCCGGTGGAGGAAAAAAACACATGTTAAAGATACTAAATGATATAGTGACATTTGAGGGAGAGTCACGTGCAACAAATATAGAATCTTGTTTAAAAAAAGTTTCAAAAATATTAAAGAGATCTTCGATGATAATAATAATCTCTGATTTTTTCGATTCTAGTGATTTCTATAAACCGCTTCGAGTTTTGGGTAAAACAAATGATATTGTGGCAATAATGATAACTGATGAGCACGAACAGAAACTGCCAGATGTTGGTCTAATAGAGTTGGAAGATGAGGAGACCGGTGAGCAATTATTGGTAGATACCTCAAATAATGAATTTCAAAGGGAATATCAAAATGTGGTTTTAAAACATCAAAATGAGTTGGTTAAAAATTTAAAAAAAAATAGAGTATCTTTTGCCAAGGTTTTATCTAATGAACCATATGATATTCCTCTGAAAAAATTATTCAAATATAGGGCTGTATGA
- a CDS encoding MoxR family ATPase: MSISPEIEDLNIRAKRYSETLQNIHTEISKIIVGQDKIIEDLILTLMAEGHVLLKGVPGLAKTLLIKTLAGCIDLGFTRLQFTPDLLPADIIGTKIYDHNTTSFKTLKGPIFTNFVLADEINRAPPKVQSALLEAMQEQQVSIQGDTHHIQRPFFVMATQNPIEMEGTYNLPEAQIDRFMFNLVMTYPKKEQEAEIIQRFTEGSVPQVTKIITINDLLEIQKFTHEVYVDENIRNYIADIVDATRHPKEYKIKSGVNIEYGASPRASLWLALGSKSRAIQNGRGYVIPEDVQSVAYQVLRHRIILTYEAQADNIITDNIIEEILKAVKVP; encoded by the coding sequence ATGAGTATTAGCCCAGAAATTGAAGATCTCAATATTAGAGCTAAGAGATACTCGGAAACATTACAAAATATTCATACTGAGATTAGCAAAATTATTGTTGGACAAGATAAGATTATTGAAGATTTAATATTGACATTAATGGCAGAAGGACATGTATTATTGAAAGGGGTTCCAGGTCTAGCAAAAACTCTATTAATCAAGACTCTGGCAGGATGTATAGATTTAGGGTTTACAAGATTACAATTTACTCCAGATCTTTTACCTGCAGATATAATTGGAACAAAAATTTATGATCACAATACAACTTCGTTTAAAACGCTCAAAGGACCAATATTTACAAATTTTGTTTTAGCAGATGAGATTAACAGGGCTCCACCCAAAGTTCAATCAGCACTGCTAGAGGCCATGCAAGAACAACAAGTTAGCATACAGGGGGATACTCATCATATTCAAAGACCATTCTTTGTAATGGCAACACAAAATCCAATTGAGATGGAAGGCACATACAATTTACCTGAGGCTCAAATCGATCGATTTATGTTTAATTTAGTAATGACGTATCCCAAGAAAGAACAAGAGGCAGAGATTATACAGCGATTTACAGAGGGAAGTGTTCCCCAAGTAACCAAAATAATTACTATTAATGATTTATTGGAGATACAAAAATTTACTCATGAAGTTTATGTTGATGAAAATATTAGAAATTATATAGCTGATATTGTAGATGCAACACGTCATCCAAAGGAGTATAAAATAAAGTCAGGAGTAAATATAGAGTATGGGGCATCACCTCGTGCGTCACTATGGCTTGCGTTAGGATCAAAATCACGTGCAATACAGAATGGTAGAGGATATGTAATACCAGAGGACGTACAATCTGTGGCATATCAAGTCCTCAGACACAGAATTATTCTTACATACGAGGCACAAGCAGATAACATCATTACTGATAATATTATAGAAGAGATTCTTAAAGCTGTAAAAGTGCCATGA